The stretch of DNA TGCTCCACACGACGCTCGAACCCGACCAAGTCGGCGAGTATCACGGCGGGAAAAAGGAGATTCGCCCCGTCACCATCGCCACCTACCAGACGGCGGGGATGGACCGCCACCGGATGTTGTTCGACGAACGCCGCTGGGGGCTCATCGTCTACGACGAAGTCCACCACATCCCGAGTCCAATCCACCGCCGGAGTGCAGATTTGCAAACTCGCCACCGACTCGGTCTCTCTGCGACGCCCATCCGCGAAGACGACAAGCAACAGGAGATTTTCACGCTCATCGGACCGCCAATCGGCACCGACTGGGGGGCGCTGTTCGAGGCGGGCTACGTCGCAGAGCCGGAGGTGGAGATTCGCTACGTGCCGTTCGTGGACGAACTCGGCGTGAACGAGTATGGCAGCGCTGAGGGCCACGAAAAGCGCATGGTTGCCGCCTCGAATCCCGCGAAAGTCGCAGAGGTGCGGGCGATTCTTGGCGAGCATCCCGGCGAAAAGGCGCTCATCTTCGTCGAATACTTAGAACAGGGCCGCCAGTTGAGCGAGGAACTCAACATCCCGTTCGTGAGCGGCGAGACCCCGCACGCAGAGCGCAGGCGACTGTTTTCGCAGTTCAACACCGGCCCGCGCGATGCGCTCATCGTCTCGCGGATTGGCGACGAGGGCATCGACCTGCCGGAGGCGTCGGTGGCCATCGCCGCATCCGGCCTCGGTGGGTCTCGCAGGCAGGGTGCCCAGCGCGCCGGACGCACCATGCGCCCGATGGGCAACTCCCGGATGTACGTGCTCGCGACGCGGGGCACGGCAGAGGAGGATTTCGCCCGCCAGCGCATGCGCCATCTCGCGGCGAAAGGCGTCCGCATCGTCGAAGCCGAGTCGAGCGCGTGGGGGTAAGTTCAAATTCACCACGGCCGAACTGTTCTGCGTGACTGACGACGCGCCACCTTCGCGCCACGACCGCATCACGCGCCACCCGACGCCGGGCACACAAAACTCGCTTCGCCACTGGACGAGCGCCCGCAACCCGCTTCGCGTGTCGCTCAACTACGCCGTTATCGTCCTCGCGCGCATCTCGCCGAGCCTGCGGCTCAAAAACTGGCTCTTGGGCGCGATTGGTGTCACCATCGGGATTGGTGTTTCATGGGGCTTAGAATCGACGCCGGACGTGTTCTGGCCCGACCTGATTACGGTCGATGACCACGCCATCATCGGCTACAACGCCACGATTCTCTGCCACGAGTTTCTTCAACACGAGTACCGCACGGGCGAGGTACACATCGGCAAACGCGCGATGATTGGCGCGGGTGCAATCGTCCTCCCGGGCGTGACCATCGGCGATGGCGCGCAGGTGGCGGCGAACTCACTCGTGACGCGTGACGTGCCTGCCGGGGCGACGGTCGCAGGTGTCCCGGCAACAGAAATGTCCGCAGACGACAGTTAGGTTCGAATCCGAACGATGCCCGAGTCGAAGACGTGGGCGTTCGGGATGATGTACTCTTCTCCGTCGCTTTCGATGTGCGTGACGAACACGTCCACCTCTTGGACGATGCCGCGTCGGTCGCCAATCGCAATCTCGTCGCCAATGCCGTAGGGCTGGTTGAGCAGGAGGTAGATGCCCGCCGCACTCGACGTGAGCAGGTCGCGGAAGGCAAGCCCGCCGAGGAACACGACGCCGAACACGTACACGCCGAGCAAGATGAGCAGCGCGCCCGTTGCTACCCCAATCTGGCCGAGCGCAATGAGCACGGCGATGTAGATGATGCTGTAGCGGACGATTTTCGGGATGATGTTCACTTCGGGGAGTTTGATGCTCCGAAGGCGCTCGCTCACGATTAGTTCTGCCTTATCAGAGATGATGAGTCCGAGAATGATGGCGAGCGCGGCGATGAACAGCCGCGGCATGAACGCCGTGAGCTGCCCGAAGAAGAACTCCGTGCTCAGCCCCGCGATGCGAAGGGCGAGCAACGCGGCAAGCAGAGCGATAAACAGCCCAGTGAGTTGGGCGAGGAGCGATACCGTTGAGGTTCCGATGCCACGCGCGGTTCGCTCAAAGGGCGTCCCCTCGACTGCTTGGGGCACACCAGAGGAGATAAGCAGTCGCCGCAAGGCGCGGCTCACCACGTAGCCGAGCAAGAGCCCGCCAATCAAGACAAACAGCGCGACGAAGAACCGAAACTCCTGGGTGAGCAACTGTTCGAGTTGGGAGATGATCTCCACCATGGCTCAGTACTCCTCGGGGTCGAGTTCCAGGATGAGTTCGCCGCCTTTGAATGCCCGAACCAGCCCGTCGCTCTCGCTCAACACGATACAGATGGCGTTCGTGTCGCGGGTGGTCGCCGCCGCCGCCATGTGACGCGCCCCAAGCCCTTTGGGGATGTCCACACCCTCAGCAGACGGTTCGAGATAGCGGTAGGCAGAGACGATTTTGCCCGCATCGGAGATGACGAACGCGCCGTCGAGACGGGAGAACTCCTTGAGCATGACGTTCACGATGGGGTCGCCGACGTGGACGTGCGATTTCTCGAACGGGTTGTACGAAAGCGGCCGGGACTTGTTCATCACCTTGCCCGCGTCGCCAACGACGAACAGCGCGCCCACTGGCTTGCCCTTCTGTCCTTTCTTCCCGAGTTCGATGGCGACTTCAAGCACGTCGCGGATGACCGCTGGCTCCGCCCGCGAGTTCATAAAGAGGTCGTAGATGCCCGTGTGGGTGAACTCGCTCGCGCGAACCCGCGTGAGCGAGTCGATGTCCTCGTCGAACATCTTCGTCGCACAGAGCAGGTCGTCGCCGTCGTCGATGAGGTCGTTCTCGATGGCACCCTCGATGCCGTAGCGGATGCGCGCGGCAACGTCGTCAAACTCAAGCGGAAGTTCCACAAAATCGGCCGCAGAGACCGTGTTTTCGGGGGAGATAACCACGACTGAAACGTCATCAACATCTGCGAAACGCCCGTAGTACGACGCGCTTGGGGAGAACAACAAGATTGCATCGACATCGGACACAATCGGCCCAAGGAGGTCGTGGATTTCACTCATTAGTTCTATCCACTCGTGAAGCCGACAAAAAGGTTTGTGGCGCCCGGATGCGGTTTCGTGGCACGACCTGCATTACAGTTAGCACTCTCTCCCGTGAAACGAACGCACCACCCACTCGAACCGGAGACGGCCACGCCCACTTCGTGTCAGCACTCACACCCAACGCCCGTGATTTTGCGCGTGACCGAACACTTAACCCCACCAAGACCCATTACTGGGCAATGCGAACACCCCGCACAGCAACGCCCTGGTGGGGACTGCGAGTCGCGCTCGTGGCCCTCATCCCAATCGCAGCCCTCGTCTGGTTTTTCGCCGGGCTGCAAACCCTGTTCTGGTGGGTTCTCGTCCCCTTCTTCCTCGGCGTCGCGGGCATCCGCATCGGGACTGCACTCCAACGTGACCGAGACGCTCGCGCCGTAGACGGCACCGGCAAAGAGCAACTCCGATTCTCGAAAACGAATCAGGCAGAACCTATTGCGCAGGTCGAGACGGAGCGGCTTGCGGACGGCGGGCGGCCGAAGGAGTAGGGTGGAAGTGGTTCTGTGAAACCAACATAGAATAGCGGTCGCTTCGTAGATTTATCGGAAAGCACGCCCTCTTGTATGTAGTGAGACAGCATGACGACACTCACACAGTACCTCATCGGCTTCTTGCTCGCCGCCCATGGATGGGTGCATTTCGTTTACGTCGCGTCGAGTCTGGGGTGGTTCGCATCCGAGTCCGACTGGGCGTGGAACGGTCGGTCGTGGCTGCTCTCGGAGGTCCTTGAAGAAACACAAATCCGCACGTTCGCAAATGGTTTGTTTCTCCTCGTGGCCCTCGGGTTTGTCATCGGTGCGCTTGGCTACGTCTTCGCTCAGAATTGGTGGCGACCGCTGCTCATCGCAGCGTCAGTTCTCTCGACCGCTCTCTATCTCCTGTTGTGGGACGGTAAAGCGACGCAGCTTCCCGAAAAGGGCGGCCTCGGCATCCTCATTAACGTCGCCGTCATCGCGTGGATTGTCGTGTTGAACTGAGAGTGAATCAGAAAAATGCGTGGGACCCGATTTGAACGGGCGGACCTCTACAGGACAGCGTCCTAAGCGCTGCGCCGTTTCCTGGCTTGGCTACCCACGCGCGTCTCGTGATTCCGCGCATTCAACAAAATACCTGTCGCTCTCGGGTGGCGAGGGCTTATCACCGATGGCGGCCAAGCCTGCGTCGTGTATCGAGCCCGCGACCAAGTCGAAAACGAGGAGTGGCTCGCCCAACTCGAACAGGCCGCAGACCGGCTCTCGCTCGGGACGGAGGCGCGTTCGCGCGCCCAAGACCTCTTTCTCTCGACGGTCCCCGAAAAGGACCGCTCGAAACCGGCGGTGATTGCGGCGAGTCTGTATGCGGGTGCGCTCATCGCGGGCGACGAACGCTCACAGGGTGACGTTGCAGATGCCGTCGGGGTCGCACGGCTCACGATTCAACAGCGGTGGAAAGGCTTGTTAGAAGAAGCGGGCTTGCGGCCGCCGGGCTGGTAGCTTACTGTTCGCGCTCTGCGGGTCGGCCATCGCGTTCTGGGGTCATGTTGCCGTGTTGGTCGATTTCGCCGCGGACGATGCGCGTACTCGAAATCACGTCCTCGTCTTTCGCGTAGACGCGGTCTACGACCTCGATTTGCAGGGGGTCGATGCCGCGCTCTTCGCGGATCTCGTTGACGAGTTCGCCCCCGCGTTGGGTCTCCGTCGAAACGATGAGGATGTCGAACTGGGGTTCGGTGGCGATGCCGGT from Haladaptatus sp. ZSTT2 encodes:
- a CDS encoding mechanosensitive ion channel domain-containing protein — translated: MVEIISQLEQLLTQEFRFFVALFVLIGGLLLGYVVSRALRRLLISSGVPQAVEGTPFERTARGIGTSTVSLLAQLTGLFIALLAALLALRIAGLSTEFFFGQLTAFMPRLFIAALAIILGLIISDKAELIVSERLRSIKLPEVNIIPKIVRYSIIYIAVLIALGQIGVATGALLILLGVYVFGVVFLGGLAFRDLLTSSAAGIYLLLNQPYGIGDEIAIGDRRGIVQEVDVFVTHIESDGEEYIIPNAHVFDSGIVRIRT
- a CDS encoding phosphopantetheine adenylyltransferase, which encodes MKVALGGTFDPVHDGHRELLKRAFELGDVTVGLTSDELAPQTRKEDRYVRPYEERKADLETELRRFAKEYGREWEIRTLEEPTGIATEPQFDILIVSTETQRGGELVNEIREERGIDPLQIEVVDRVYAKDEDVISSTRIVRGEIDQHGNMTPERDGRPAEREQ
- a CDS encoding acyltransferase, whose translation is MTDDAPPSRHDRITRHPTPGTQNSLRHWTSARNPLRVSLNYAVIVLARISPSLRLKNWLLGAIGVTIGIGVSWGLESTPDVFWPDLITVDDHAIIGYNATILCHEFLQHEYRTGEVHIGKRAMIGAGAIVLPGVTIGDGAQVAANSLVTRDVPAGATVAGVPATEMSADDS
- the dacZ gene encoding diadenylate cyclase DacZ: MSEIHDLLGPIVSDVDAILLFSPSASYYGRFADVDDVSVVVISPENTVSAADFVELPLEFDDVAARIRYGIEGAIENDLIDDGDDLLCATKMFDEDIDSLTRVRASEFTHTGIYDLFMNSRAEPAVIRDVLEVAIELGKKGQKGKPVGALFVVGDAGKVMNKSRPLSYNPFEKSHVHVGDPIVNVMLKEFSRLDGAFVISDAGKIVSAYRYLEPSAEGVDIPKGLGARHMAAAATTRDTNAICIVLSESDGLVRAFKGGELILELDPEEY
- a CDS encoding transcription initiation factor IIB family protein; protein product: MYRARDQVENEEWLAQLEQAADRLSLGTEARSRAQDLFLSTVPEKDRSKPAVIAASLYAGALIAGDERSQGDVADAVGVARLTIQQRWKGLLEEAGLRPPGW